In Perca fluviatilis chromosome 3, GENO_Pfluv_1.0, whole genome shotgun sequence, the following proteins share a genomic window:
- the LOC120555985 gene encoding LOW QUALITY PROTEIN: cell surface A33 antigen-like (The sequence of the model RefSeq protein was modified relative to this genomic sequence to represent the inferred CDS: inserted 1 base in 1 codon) has product MERRIATLTLLSLVLSGVGAILVTIPQVLYEVARGKNVTLPCSIKFQGTGTPKQVIVTWSAVADTPGTQEDAVLTYYSTEQITDIGTLYEGRVSLDVDAATANANLKLSSTTLNDNRVFKCHALIPSDVKGTPTATTRLVVLVAPTTPICTIQGKAEYGQNINLTCLSAEGSPPPTYTWQSLDAMNKPRDLPPRATAQGGILSLYNISKDTSGFFICTSKNKIGSASYNLTLAVMPPSMNIASTAGIIGGVIAALIVLIIVIYCCCCRKKKKDEEYAMGVREEEEEEERETFKEPVRNGVSPRADGQEDARGSDSSVRNPVELSERDYKNRKDLDXSDYDDRRSDYDDRRSDYNDRRSDYDDRRSDYDDRRERYSDRNERYDDDRRYDDRRDRRINDDDRYDDRNRDRPAVPANKPPRRNYDD; this is encoded by the exons ATGGAGAGGAGGATTGCTACCTTGACTCTGCTGTCTCTGG TGCTGTCAGGTGTTGGTGCCATCCTTGTGACCATCCCGCAGGTGTTATATGAGGTTGCCAGGGGTAAGAATGTCACACTGCCCTGCAGCATTAAATTCCAAGGTACTGGTACCCCCAAACAAGTCATCGTCACATGGTCTGCTGTGGCTGACACACCAGGCACTCAAGAG GATGCTGTCCTCACTTATTATTCTACTGAACAAATTACTGACATCGGTACGCTGTATGAAGGCCGGGTGTCCCTGGATGTAGATGCTGCCACGGCAAATGCCAACCTGAAACTGTCCTCAACCACACTAAATGACAACAGGGTGTTTAAGTGCCATGCCCTGATTCCAAGTGACGTTAAGGGCACGCCGACCGCCACTACACGTCTGGTGGTTCTAG TGGCTCCAACTACGCCCATCTGTACGATCCAGGGAAAGGCAGAGTACGGCCAGAACATCAACCTGACCTGTTTGTCAGCGGAAGGCTCCCCGCCACCCACTTATACGTGGCAAAGTCTAGATGCCATGAACAAACCTCGTGATCTACCCCCCAGAGCCACCGCCC AGGGAGGCATCCTGTCTCTATACAATATCTCCAAAGATACATCAGGATTCTTCATCTGCACCTCAAAAAACAAGATCGGCTCTGCTTCCTACAACCTCACCCTCGCAGTAATGCCGC CTTCCATGAACATTGCCTCCACTGCAGGAATCATTGGTGGAGTAATCGCTGCGTTGATCGTGCTCATCATCGTCATCTactgctgctgttgtcggaagaagaaaaaggacgAAGAATACGCCATGGG AGTtcgtgaggaggaagaggaggaggagagggaaacttTCAAAGAGCCGGTTAGAAACGGTGTGAGTCCCCGTGCCGATGGGCAGGAGGACGCCCGGGGCTCTGACTCCAGTGTGAGGAACCCTGTTGAACTAAGTGAACGCGACTACAAGAACCGCAAGGATCTTG GCAGCGACTACGACGACCGCCGCAGCGACTACGACGACCGCCGCAGCGACTACAACGACCGCCGCAGCGATTACGACGACCGCCGCAGCGACTATGATGACCGCCGTGAAAGGTACAGTGACCGCAATGAGCGCTACGATGACGATCGCCGCTACGATGACCGCAGAGACCGTCGTATTAATGATGACGACCGCTATGATGATCGCAATCGTGACAGACCAGCTGTGCCAGCCAATAAGCCACCGAGGAGGAACTACGACGACTAA